GACGAAAGACAACGGGACCTAACAAGTTGGAGTTGGGATAGTTAAAATCTGTTTTCATGGTTTTTCCTCAATTAAGATGATTTTTTACACTTTGACTTGGGTTAATTGTGATGATTCTGCTCACAAATTTACAGACCGTTTAACAAACCAATGACACCATGTCCGCTCAGTACTTCTAAAGCAATTAAAGACACAAAACCAATCATTGCTAAACGTCCGTTCAGTTTTTCTGCGTATTCAGTAAAACCAGTGCGCTCTGTCTGGTCTACATATACTTTTGGCTCAATGGCGAAGTTGTTGAGTTGACCG
The Calothrix sp. 336/3 DNA segment above includes these coding regions:
- a CDS encoding chlorophyll a/b-binding protein, which encodes MLHKLVFSYKVKQRNSTMTSRGFTINERGQLNNFAIEPKVYVDQTERTGFTEYAEKLNGRLAMIGFVSLIALEVLSGHGVIGLLNGL